In Zalophus californianus isolate mZalCal1 chromosome 17, mZalCal1.pri.v2, whole genome shotgun sequence, one DNA window encodes the following:
- the PRR19 gene encoding proline-rich protein 19, with product MDPRGPAPQPFQRPEKPGRVRRRKTRRERNKALMGSRRPLTRQDPPVTSQDSSVAPTAPKLVVITQGRLSREHRGLFNHEVKSLDVARLLSCESLEPGTPSVPTKSSPSPRRAQEPAPQSRGKENQEPRGSGPGPPSPPELPGLGQLLEELQCQLILPQAFPRRNLVQEARDAIVNTLQACHGCVPDLTVVLRGCQPPLPGTKPGGPESRRMTPSWIDSPEPAPGEGRQRRQQRTKELTFAMPHTSSTPMVHGVSLAPPKGPWPPPLPLLPSPSGAAWGPPTAFDLLKSIWLVATPPPPRPWGVGPQQPVPQPPSPLLPRTSALDWSPSPPAPLPSLSWVVAQSSPEAWSFPPMRLY from the exons ATGGACCCCCGAGGGCCAGCCCCCCAGCCTTTCCAGAGGCCTGAGAAACCTGGTCGTGTCCGCCGTCGGAAGACCAGGCGGGAGCGCAACAAGGCCCTGATGGGCAGCCGCCGGCCATTGACCCGTCAGGATCCTCCTGTGACCAGTCAGGATTCCTCTGTGGCCCCTACTGCTCCCAAGCTTGTGGTCATAACCCAGGGCCGGCTGAGCCGGGAGCACCGGGGTCTCTTCAACCATGAGGTGAAATCTCTGGACGTGGCACGGCTGCTTAGCTGTGAGTCCCTggagccaggcaccccttcagtgCCCACCAAATCCTCCCCAAGCCCAAGGCGGGCCCAAGAACCGGCCCCGCAGTCAAGGGGCAAGGAGAACCAGGAGCCTAGAGGCTCTGGCCCAGGCCCACCCAGTCCCCCAGAGCTCCCTGGCTTGGGGCAGCTGCTGGAGGAGCTGCAGTGCCAGCTGATTCTGCCACAGGCCTTCCCCAGGAGGAACCTAGTGCAAGAAGCCAGGGATGCCATTGTGAACACCTTACAGGCCTGCCATGGCTGTGTGCCCGACCTCACCGTGGTGCTCCGTGGCTGCCAGCCACCCTTACCAG GGACCAAGCCTGGGGGCCCTGAAAGCCGAAGAATGACACCCTCCTGGATCGACAGCCCCGAGCCggccccaggggaggggaggcagaggaggcaaCAGAGGACAAAGGAGCTCACCTTTGCCATGCCTCACACCTCCAGCACTCCCATGGTGCACGGGGTGAGCCTGGCACCGCCAAAAGGTCCCTGGCCACCCCCCTTGCCCTTGTTGCCTTCGCCATCCGGGGCAGCCTGGGGCCCCCCAACAGCCTTTGACCTGCTGAAAAGCATCTGGCTGGTAGCCACACCGCCCCCTCCGCGGCCCTGGGGGGTCGGGCCCCAACAGCCCGTGCCTCAGCCACCATCACCCTTGTTGCCCAGAACCTCTGCCCTGGACTGGAgccccagcccccctgccccactgcccAGTCTCTCCTGGGTGGTGGCCCAGAGCAGTCCAGAGGCCTGGTCCTTTCCACCCATGAGACTGTACTGA
- the PAFAH1B3 gene encoding platelet-activating factor acetylhydrolase IB subunit gamma — protein sequence MSGEENPASKPTPVQDVQGDGRWMSLHHRFVADSKDKEPEVVFIGDSLVQLMHQCEIWRELFSPLHALNFGIGNDSTQHVLWRLENGELEHIRPKIVVVWVGTNNHGHTAEQVTGGIKAIVQLVNQRQPQARVVVLGLLPRGQHPNPLREKNRRVNELVRAALAGHPRAHFLDADPGFVHSDGTISHHDMYDYLHLSRLGYTPVCRALHSLLLRLLAQDQGQGVPLPEAAP from the exons ATGAGCGGAGAGGAGAATCCAGCCAGCAAGCCCACGCCGGTGCAGGACGTGCAGGGCGACGGACGCTGGATGTCCCTG CACCATCGGTTCGTGGCCGACAGCAAAGATAAGGAACCCGAAGTGGTCTTCATCGGGGACTCCTTGGTCCAGCTAATGCACCAGTGCGAG ATCTGGCGGGAGCTCTTCTCTCCCCTGCACGCACTTAACTTTGGCATTGGCAATGATAGCACGCAACATGTGCTTTGGCGGCTGGAGAATGGAGAGCTGGAACACATCCGGCCCAAG ATCGTGGTGGTCTGGGTGGGTACCAACAACCACGGGCACACAGCGGAGCAAGTGACTGGTGGCATCAAGGCCATTGTGCAACTGGTGAACCAACGGCAGCCCCAGGCCCGGGTCGTGGTGCTG GGCCTGCTTCCGAGGGGCCAGCACCCTAACCCACTTCGTGAGAAAAACCGACGGGTGAACGAGCTGGTCCGAGCAGCACTGGCTGGCCACCCACGGGCCCACTTCCTGGATGCCGACCCTGGCTTTGTGCACTCAGACGGTACCATAAGTCACCATGATATGTACGATTACCTGCATCTGAGCCGCCTGGGCTACACACCTGTCTGTCGGGCCCTGCACTCCCTGCTTCTGCGTCTGCTGGCCCAAGACCAGGGCCAGGGAGTCCCCCTGCCAGAGGCTGCACCCTAA